In the genome of Fervidobacterium thailandense, one region contains:
- a CDS encoding DDE-type integrase/transposase/recombinase has translation MPRKLNLPQRPSCPYCHHPKVYVNSRYFRRAPDGSLTQVFSFICPNCKRTFSFPKAPRSPNPNKRFNFSYPRCPHCNTTMEIYKIRSSFVRFRCRKCKYKSNVYLLKNSSPQTNILPFSPNYPLFICLLAFILFFSNLSFRQIRNVLSLNGYSPSVSTIYRWIKALSSAIKFTPIHFEVLCVDEKFEKLASKGKTDTIYVFLAVSFDNYLIANFRVSLNRDTLQAIKLISPCQPKLVLSDGLTSYAQACEYLNISHKTISSRVNQAVESRNSLLAMFTQIRRGFKKLSNVIEYIKAFVVLHNIKRKLRMQEPGDWVKIQKPLIEYVLNHFEELFAFG, from the coding sequence ATGCCAAGAAAACTCAACCTTCCTCAAAGACCTTCCTGCCCCTACTGCCATCATCCCAAAGTCTACGTCAATTCCCGCTACTTCCGCCGTGCTCCTGACGGCTCCCTTACCCAGGTCTTCAGCTTCATCTGCCCTAACTGCAAACGCACTTTCTCCTTCCCAAAAGCCCCTCGCTCTCCCAACCCTAACAAGCGCTTCAACTTCTCCTACCCCAGATGCCCTCACTGCAACACTACCATGGAAATCTACAAAATCCGCTCCTCTTTCGTCCGTTTCCGCTGCCGTAAATGCAAGTATAAGTCTAACGTTTACTTACTCAAAAACTCCTCTCCTCAAACCAACATCCTGCCTTTCTCCCCAAACTATCCTCTCTTCATTTGCCTTCTTGCCTTCATCCTCTTCTTCTCTAACCTCTCATTCAGACAAATCAGAAACGTCCTATCTCTCAACGGCTACTCCCCGAGTGTTTCTACCATCTACCGCTGGATAAAAGCACTCTCTTCTGCCATCAAGTTTACTCCCATCCATTTTGAGGTCCTTTGTGTCGATGAAAAGTTCGAAAAACTCGCTTCAAAGGGAAAGACCGATACCATCTATGTCTTCCTTGCCGTTAGCTTCGATAACTACCTGATTGCTAACTTCCGTGTCTCTCTCAACCGTGATACGCTCCAAGCCATCAAGCTAATATCCCCTTGTCAGCCAAAGCTTGTGCTATCTGATGGATTAACCTCATACGCTCAAGCCTGTGAGTATCTGAACATTTCCCACAAAACCATCAGCTCCAGAGTAAACCAAGCGGTAGAATCAAGAAACAGCCTTCTTGCGATGTTCACGCAAATCAGAAGAGGGTTCAAGAAGCTATCAAACGTGATTGAGTACATCAAAGCGTTTGTTGTGCTCCACAACATCAAGCGGAAGTTGAGAATGCAAGAGCCGGGAGACTGGGTGAAGATACAAAAGCCGTTGATTGAATATGTGCTGAATCACTTTGAAGAGCTATTTGCGTTTGGTTGA
- a CDS encoding FHA domain-containing protein, with product MSYQMFDVLEDWLFDDLFNVERYLGRLQSGKGVQIAVHVKGRDVLERIFSYDEITIGRAHPTVDVDLDLTPFDDEKTVSRKAIVIRREGEEYYIIRTGEVSVLLRNEFANDVFLEKDKPYKLSKTSDNFVVIWGKQKIGLKIRIKL from the coding sequence ATGTCTTATCAAATGTTTGACGTATTAGAAGACTGGTTATTTGACGATTTGTTCAATGTAGAACGTTATTTAGGACGGCTTCAAAGTGGCAAGGGAGTTCAAATAGCGGTTCATGTTAAGGGAAGAGATGTTTTAGAGCGGATCTTTTCCTACGATGAGATAACCATAGGACGTGCGCATCCGACGGTGGATGTTGACCTCGATCTAACTCCTTTTGATGATGAGAAGACGGTTTCAAGAAAGGCAATAGTAATTCGGCGCGAAGGAGAAGAGTACTACATCATCCGAACAGGGGAAGTGTCAGTTCTTTTGAGAAATGAGTTTGCAAATGACGTCTTTTTGGAAAAGGATAAACCATACAAGCTTTCAAAGACTTCAGACAACTTTGTTGTAATCTGGGGCAAGCAAAAGATAGGCTTAAAGATTCGGATCAAGTTGTAA